The following are from one region of the Paenalkalicoccus suaedae genome:
- a CDS encoding ABC transporter substrate-binding protein — translation MKRIVQPALFMGLLFTLAACSNDTEAETNSEPNGNDSAATSNESESEAVTIRLHHWYNEEADNWDQVIAQFEEEFPHIKVESITPENNDANETMQQIDLAAASGDQLDVIMVNSPANYSQRATHGMFEPLNEYIEESGMDYGENFRVDTSVDGNYYALPGKYNMNFVMLNEDALNEAGLSVPTEWTWDEYMDYAEALTTGEGQNKRYGTFFHTWDDYVRLATFNQPEDSSFVKDDGMTSNVDSPLMRKSLEIRERGHEDGSATPYSDTISMSLNYRTEYFSEKAAMIMTGSWMINEAGGLPGEESTFKTAFAPYPKADEDAEITTPAGADFLTVYSGSDHKKEAFEFIQWYTTEGIVEQGKYLPDYLGADIDVVLDNLMESTYPDKVNLDSLAHTLETTLAADLYIPVPFINEVVTAYNNEVEKFLLEDQDLDTTIERADEAVQKVIDDNRN, via the coding sequence ATGAAAAGAATTGTACAACCAGCTTTATTTATGGGATTGCTTTTTACACTAGCTGCGTGCTCCAATGATACGGAAGCAGAAACAAACAGTGAGCCAAATGGGAATGATTCAGCTGCAACTAGTAACGAATCTGAGTCTGAGGCTGTCACAATTAGATTGCACCACTGGTACAACGAAGAAGCAGATAACTGGGATCAAGTTATTGCTCAATTTGAAGAAGAATTTCCTCATATTAAAGTAGAATCCATTACTCCAGAGAACAATGATGCAAACGAAACGATGCAACAAATTGACCTTGCAGCTGCATCTGGTGACCAGTTAGACGTAATCATGGTAAATAGTCCAGCCAACTATTCCCAACGCGCTACTCATGGAATGTTTGAACCATTGAATGAATATATCGAAGAATCTGGTATGGACTATGGGGAAAATTTCCGAGTAGATACATCTGTTGATGGGAACTATTATGCATTACCTGGAAAGTACAATATGAACTTCGTCATGCTTAATGAAGATGCTTTAAATGAAGCTGGTCTGTCGGTTCCAACTGAATGGACTTGGGATGAATATATGGATTATGCAGAGGCATTGACGACAGGAGAAGGACAAAATAAAAGATATGGTACTTTCTTTCATACGTGGGATGACTATGTTCGTTTAGCAACATTTAATCAACCAGAAGATAGTAGTTTTGTGAAAGATGATGGTATGACCTCAAATGTAGATAGTCCGCTTATGAGGAAATCATTAGAGATTCGTGAGCGTGGACATGAAGATGGGTCCGCAACACCTTACTCAGATACAATTTCAATGAGCTTGAACTATCGGACAGAATATTTTTCTGAGAAAGCAGCGATGATTATGACAGGAAGCTGGATGATAAACGAAGCCGGTGGTTTGCCAGGAGAAGAGTCCACTTTTAAAACCGCTTTTGCACCATATCCTAAAGCCGATGAGGATGCAGAGATTACTACTCCTGCAGGTGCTGACTTTTTGACTGTATATTCAGGATCTGATCATAAAAAAGAAGCGTTTGAATTTATTCAATGGTATACGACTGAAGGAATTGTCGAGCAAGGGAAGTACCTACCTGACTATTTAGGAGCCGATATAGATGTTGTTTTAGATAATTTAATGGAGTCCACGTATCCAGACAAGGTAAACTTAGATTCCCTTGCTCATACACTAGAAACGACATTAGCTGCCGACCTTTATATACCGGTACCGTTCATTAATGAAGTTGTGACTGCATACAATAATGAAGTGGAGAAATTTTTACTAGAAGATCAAGATCTTGATACAACAATTGAAAGAGCAGATGAAGCAGTACAGAAGGTTATTGACGATAATCGTAATTAG
- a CDS encoding response regulator transcription factor — MKVLLVDDNYQMLEFMFHCIPWTDKGLDVIGLCENGVEALEIAKKNTPDIIITDIDMPHMNGLQLLEQLEHLNPNMESLIISCHDDFHYAKKALKLLVNDYILKETIEPETLLEAINRIMEKIREKNKQQNDMNQWKSIVDQNQLSLKKQWLRTLEDSPIIQDKVWIARSKKFNIDLETKKYIPVIGYVQNSNSSLEQFKTADLVMYSIDNIAQEMNMDGFIYDDFQILWFFPTSNGIKENTYDDIRTSMSKLQATLEQYYGIKIAFIYSKPVKTICEFQQTVREMVHIEHEWFYIDDNSIFALDNITSSFSTDNIFIHSATVVEELKRLVYEGCESTIEHTVNKWIDLLKETKYHPDKIKCWVNNILVTISLSHHVVINHKNQPIDLLHSDIHSIVNIQQLREYMCQFIRAVIQYVEAEGKSERPEIWEAKKYVEKHINERITMEAVAQHLFLNPSHFSRIFRKETDETFIEYVTRLKMKKAVEFLTNTSDTIEDISNKLGYENTSYFIKLFKKTNQLSPLEYRKAN, encoded by the coding sequence ATGAAGGTATTACTAGTTGATGATAATTATCAAATGTTAGAGTTTATGTTTCATTGTATTCCTTGGACTGATAAGGGGTTAGACGTAATTGGTCTGTGCGAAAATGGGGTAGAGGCTTTAGAAATTGCTAAAAAGAACACACCGGACATTATTATTACAGATATTGATATGCCACATATGAATGGACTGCAGCTATTAGAGCAATTGGAGCATTTAAACCCAAATATGGAGTCGTTAATTATTTCATGTCACGACGATTTTCATTATGCAAAAAAAGCACTTAAGCTATTAGTAAATGATTATATTCTTAAGGAGACCATAGAACCCGAAACATTACTGGAAGCGATTAATAGGATTATGGAAAAGATTCGTGAGAAGAATAAGCAACAAAATGATATGAATCAGTGGAAATCGATCGTCGATCAAAATCAACTGTCGCTAAAAAAGCAGTGGCTAAGAACACTAGAAGACAGTCCGATTATTCAGGATAAAGTATGGATAGCTCGAAGTAAAAAGTTCAACATTGATTTAGAGACAAAAAAGTATATCCCGGTTATTGGGTATGTCCAAAACAGTAATAGCTCGCTCGAGCAGTTTAAAACAGCAGATTTAGTTATGTATTCAATAGATAATATTGCACAAGAAATGAATATGGACGGCTTCATATATGATGATTTCCAAATCTTATGGTTCTTCCCAACCTCAAATGGGATTAAAGAGAATACGTACGATGATATTAGAACATCTATGTCAAAACTTCAGGCCACCCTCGAGCAATACTATGGAATTAAGATAGCATTCATTTATAGTAAGCCTGTTAAAACAATCTGTGAATTCCAACAAACAGTCAGGGAAATGGTTCATATAGAACATGAGTGGTTTTATATAGATGACAATAGTATATTTGCTCTAGATAATATAACAAGCTCGTTTTCAACAGATAATATTTTTATCCACTCTGCTACAGTAGTAGAGGAGTTAAAAAGGTTGGTATATGAAGGGTGTGAATCGACTATAGAGCATACCGTGAATAAGTGGATAGATCTACTTAAGGAGACTAAATATCACCCAGATAAGATCAAGTGCTGGGTGAATAATATCTTAGTTACGATTTCATTAAGTCATCATGTTGTGATTAACCACAAAAATCAACCTATTGATTTGCTTCATAGTGACATTCATTCCATTGTTAATATTCAACAGCTACGAGAGTACATGTGTCAATTTATACGTGCGGTTATTCAGTATGTAGAGGCTGAGGGGAAATCAGAGAGACCGGAAATATGGGAGGCAAAAAAGTACGTAGAAAAGCATATAAATGAGCGTATTACGATGGAGGCCGTCGCCCAGCACCTATTTCTGAATCCAAGTCACTTTAGTAGAATCTTTAGAAAAGAAACAGACGAAACCTTTATTGAGTACGTGACAAGGTTAAAAATGAAAAAAGCTGTGGAGTTTTTAACGAATACTTCGGACACCATTGAAGATATTTCGAATAAACTTGGCTATGAAAACACCAGTTATTTCATTAAGTTATTCAAAAAAACGAATCAACTGTCTCCATTAGAGTACCGAAAAGCGAATTAG
- a CDS encoding DUF2264 domain-containing protein produces the protein MNAVQKNLLRTRTDLINLFHTISQPLKPHFSKGHTRLHVGDTNAHFGHDIAGMETFSRVLWGMVPLLAGGGETKLLEDYLEGIRNGTDPEHEEYWGKVDDFDQRLVEMAVFGYALALVPDKVWGSLTKKEKNNVYQWLNQINEKEIVPSNWQFFRILVNVGFEHVGLPYDKGKQEEALDKIESYYSDNGWYSDGQTAQQDYYIPFAFHFYGLIYAKLMKEIDPKRSQRFVDRASIFANDFLYWFASDGSALPFGRSLTYRFAQGAFWSALAFAEVEVLDWGVVKGIVLRHLRWWMNQSIFSKDGLLTIGYTYPNLLMAENYNSPGSPYWALKTFLLLALEENHPFWLAEEKPFPKLQKRKVQKQPRMILFHNENQDHVFALTSGQFLKSIHGQNDAKYAKFAYSNQFGFCVQRGNDGVEQGAFDSMLALSERDGYYRVRKRCEVLKWENGSLYSLWKPWKDVTVETWLVPIDEHWHVRVHRLSSERELDTIEGGFSIPWERPDFPTGRGELTMIEKEKGYVSLPWGVSGIVPLYGDRQPKVVKTDPNTNVLYSSSTFIPSLKGLIEKGVTWYGAAVFGYVGNVDVTEVWKEAPSLVTSSDGHNFDVLYRGNVVHAIRNYL, from the coding sequence ATGAATGCTGTACAAAAGAATCTGTTACGAACTCGTACTGATTTAATTAATCTGTTTCACACTATATCGCAGCCATTAAAACCTCATTTTAGTAAGGGGCATACTCGACTACATGTAGGGGACACGAATGCACACTTCGGTCATGATATTGCAGGGATGGAAACTTTTTCTCGAGTGTTATGGGGGATGGTCCCATTACTTGCTGGGGGCGGAGAAACAAAGCTATTAGAGGACTACTTAGAAGGAATAAGAAATGGTACTGACCCTGAGCATGAAGAGTATTGGGGAAAAGTAGACGATTTTGATCAACGCTTAGTAGAGATGGCTGTTTTTGGCTATGCCCTAGCCCTTGTGCCGGATAAAGTTTGGGGGTCTCTCACTAAGAAGGAAAAAAATAATGTATATCAATGGCTTAACCAAATTAATGAAAAAGAAATTGTTCCAAGCAACTGGCAGTTTTTTCGAATCCTCGTCAATGTCGGCTTTGAGCATGTAGGACTTCCTTACGATAAGGGGAAACAGGAAGAAGCTTTAGATAAAATTGAGTCTTATTATAGTGATAATGGTTGGTATAGTGATGGACAAACGGCACAACAGGACTATTATATTCCTTTTGCCTTCCATTTTTACGGTCTTATTTATGCGAAACTGATGAAGGAGATAGATCCGAAAAGGTCACAGCGATTTGTTGACCGCGCTTCCATATTTGCAAATGACTTTCTATACTGGTTTGCTTCAGATGGATCAGCCCTTCCTTTTGGACGAAGCCTAACATATCGGTTTGCTCAAGGGGCCTTCTGGAGCGCTCTTGCATTTGCAGAAGTAGAGGTTTTGGACTGGGGTGTGGTAAAGGGGATAGTACTCCGTCATCTTCGCTGGTGGATGAACCAATCTATTTTTTCTAAAGATGGATTATTAACGATCGGATATACATATCCAAATCTACTAATGGCTGAAAACTATAATTCACCTGGATCACCGTATTGGGCGTTAAAGACATTCCTATTATTAGCACTCGAAGAAAATCATCCATTCTGGTTAGCAGAGGAGAAACCCTTTCCTAAGCTTCAAAAACGGAAGGTGCAAAAGCAGCCTCGTATGATTCTCTTTCATAATGAAAATCAAGATCATGTGTTTGCTTTAACATCTGGTCAATTTTTAAAGTCAATTCATGGACAAAATGATGCAAAATATGCGAAGTTTGCTTATTCAAACCAATTTGGGTTTTGTGTACAACGAGGAAATGATGGGGTGGAACAAGGTGCCTTTGATTCCATGTTGGCATTAAGCGAAAGAGATGGCTATTACCGCGTTCGCAAACGTTGTGAAGTGCTGAAGTGGGAGAACGGATCGCTCTATTCTCTGTGGAAACCATGGAAGGACGTAACCGTTGAGACCTGGCTTGTGCCAATCGATGAGCATTGGCATGTTCGAGTTCACCGCTTAAGCTCAGAGCGAGAATTAGATACAATAGAAGGGGGCTTCTCTATCCCATGGGAAAGACCCGATTTTCCGACGGGGAGAGGGGAGCTAACGATGATAGAGAAGGAGAAGGGATATGTCTCCTTACCTTGGGGAGTTAGTGGCATCGTCCCTTTATATGGGGATCGTCAACCGAAAGTAGTCAAAACGGACCCGAACACGAATGTCTTGTATTCAAGTTCTACGTTTATTCCATCGCTAAAAGGGTTGATCGAGAAGGGTGTCACATGGTACGGTGCTGCAGTTTTCGGATATGTCGGAAATGTGGATGTTACAGAAGTGTGGAAGGAAGCTCCTAGTCTAGTTACTAGTTCAGATGGCCATAATTTCGACGTTTTGTATCGCGGAAATGTTGTCCACGCTATTAGAAATTACTTATAA
- a CDS encoding sensor histidine kinase, with amino-acid sequence MKDQTISNENYSLEIGSLSINKVIGDMIQVMNYVLFDNEIKSILNRGIHETITPSAYVELNSKLDHLTRNSNIDIYIIPLQGEKHFVNKSYRGKVDIDGARERINTLDDLHTFEVHGFSSLDIKSDSKEMIDYDDHMILLGRRLVDYNNQTTAYLFAGMNKTEIDKVLSSSDINENRTIFLLDEDGRVLYDDKMEHTGTQFPYFSELHSNNSVFIHEDENTFLMSHKDVGYANESLVSVSSYDEATSALGKAYTVNIYLLGSSLVVLIVILFFVVSQFTKPIGKLANISHEIEKGNLKIRSNIQRQDEIGRLGTAFDLMLDKIQDMIHQVKVEQSMKRKAEMEILQAKIKPHFIFNILNTIRINMIKNGDTETSRFIVSFNKYLRNTYKGEEWITLHEEVNYTLDYLDLINFMRKHPLETHLTLASATLNVTVPRFFIQPIVENICKHGISNQSGNIELKTTVEDSYVIVTVQDDGEGIAKTRLNLLQANLELDKQNIVSKYLKDEEKTFGIGLKNIYERMRLIYGDQFSMKIESELYKGTTVTIRFPIQGGGFINEGITS; translated from the coding sequence ATGAAAGATCAAACTATTTCTAATGAAAACTATTCATTAGAAATAGGCAGCCTTTCTATTAATAAAGTGATAGGCGATATGATTCAGGTTATGAATTATGTTCTTTTTGATAATGAAATCAAGAGTATTTTAAATAGAGGAATTCATGAAACAATCACACCAAGTGCTTACGTAGAGCTCAATTCCAAACTAGACCATCTAACTAGAAATAGCAATATCGACATCTACATAATTCCATTACAAGGGGAGAAGCATTTTGTTAATAAAAGTTACCGTGGCAAGGTGGACATAGATGGTGCTCGGGAAAGAATTAATACGTTAGATGACCTGCATACATTTGAAGTTCATGGCTTTTCGTCTCTAGATATAAAAAGTGATAGTAAGGAAATGATAGATTACGACGATCATATGATTTTATTAGGAAGAAGGTTGGTTGATTATAATAACCAAACTACCGCCTATCTATTCGCAGGCATGAATAAAACAGAAATTGATAAAGTACTCTCTAGTAGCGATATTAATGAGAATCGTACAATTTTTTTACTAGATGAGGATGGGAGAGTTTTATACGATGATAAAATGGAGCATACTGGAACACAATTTCCGTATTTTTCTGAGCTCCATAGTAATAACTCCGTATTTATTCATGAGGATGAAAATACTTTTTTGATGAGTCATAAAGATGTGGGCTATGCGAATGAGAGTCTAGTAAGTGTAAGTTCATACGACGAAGCGACTTCTGCATTAGGTAAAGCCTATACTGTAAACATTTATTTGCTAGGCTCTTCTCTTGTGGTGTTAATCGTTATCTTATTTTTTGTTGTAAGCCAATTCACCAAGCCTATTGGAAAGCTAGCAAACATCTCCCATGAAATTGAAAAAGGGAATCTTAAGATCAGATCGAATATTCAACGACAAGATGAGATAGGGAGGTTAGGGACTGCATTTGATTTGATGCTAGATAAAATACAAGACATGATCCATCAGGTTAAAGTGGAACAATCTATGAAACGGAAAGCAGAAATGGAAATCCTTCAAGCAAAAATAAAACCACATTTTATTTTTAACATTTTAAATACGATACGAATTAACATGATTAAAAATGGGGATACAGAAACCTCTCGTTTTATTGTTTCGTTTAATAAATATTTAAGAAACACCTACAAAGGAGAAGAATGGATCACGTTACATGAGGAAGTGAATTATACGTTAGATTACTTGGATCTCATTAACTTCATGAGAAAGCATCCATTAGAAACACACCTGACATTAGCATCAGCTACATTAAACGTTACAGTGCCGCGATTTTTTATTCAGCCTATCGTTGAAAATATTTGTAAGCATGGGATTAGTAATCAATCAGGCAACATTGAACTAAAGACAACAGTAGAAGATAGCTATGTCATTGTAACCGTTCAGGACGATGGAGAGGGCATCGCTAAAACAAGATTAAACTTATTACAAGCTAACCTTGAATTAGATAAACAGAATATTGTGTCAAAATATCTAAAGGATGAGGAGAAAACGTTTGGAATTGGATTAAAAAATATCTACGAACGAATGCGTTTAATTTATGGAGATCAATTTTCGATGAAGATTGAAAGTGAATTGTATAAAGGAACGACTGTGACCATTCGTTTTCCTATTCAAGGAGGAGGTTTCATAAATGAAGGTATTACTAGTTGA
- a CDS encoding YesL family protein, which produces MESEGLMGGLFRICEWIMRLAYVNLLWILFSMLGLIILGIFPATAAMFAVIRKWIIGEAGIPVFSVFWENYRSSFMNVNVIGVILVAIGYIIYLDFTFLFHLEGLLYTSLYTILFVFLIMYGITLAFIFPFYSHFKLTIFQYLKYAMFTGISYPLHTLMIAMSTFLIVLTNMLFPILIPFFSGSLISFVMMWFTYRVFSKVEIKRQNVNTVTS; this is translated from the coding sequence ATGGAATCCGAGGGCTTAATGGGGGGGCTATTTCGTATTTGTGAGTGGATTATGCGACTGGCCTATGTGAATTTGTTATGGATTTTATTTAGTATGCTTGGGCTAATTATACTGGGCATATTTCCTGCGACGGCTGCCATGTTCGCAGTGATACGGAAATGGATAATAGGCGAAGCGGGTATCCCTGTGTTTTCGGTATTCTGGGAGAATTATCGATCAAGTTTTATGAACGTGAATGTCATCGGTGTGATTTTGGTTGCTATCGGTTATATTATTTATCTTGATTTTACATTTCTGTTTCATTTGGAAGGTTTACTCTATACATCTTTATATACTATTTTGTTTGTTTTTTTAATCATGTATGGTATTACTTTGGCTTTTATATTCCCTTTTTATTCTCATTTTAAATTAACAATTTTCCAATATTTAAAATATGCCATGTTTACAGGCATTTCTTATCCTCTTCACACATTAATGATTGCAATGAGTACCTTTTTAATCGTCCTTACTAATATGCTTTTTCCTATCCTTATTCCGTTTTTTTCCGGAAGCTTAATAAGCTTTGTCATGATGTGGTTCACGTATCGCGTCTTCAGTAAAGTAGAAATAAAGCGTCAAAACGTAAATACGGTAACGTCATAA
- a CDS encoding glycoside hydrolase family 88 protein, which produces MAKTEIAWVEKAWEQITKKVGRTSDKIGANFPHASVNGEYKLEPPHWWTAGFWPGLLWLVHRDGGDQKLKTIAEKCEQQLDKVITDYYRLDHDMGFMWTLTSLTNYKLTGSEHSKRRALLVANLLLGRFNTNGNFIRAWNPWYEGEENSGWAIIDCLMNLPLLYWASDETEDPRFRNAARKHADTVLEYFVRADGAVHHIVRFDSETGEHVENIGGQGYAENSAWSRGTAWAIYGLALSYHYTGDERYLQGAKKVAHFFLAHLPEDMVPHWDMHIPEDVPTHRDSSAGAIAASGLLLLGEKAGVIAGEAYLRAGMKILKSLYVNYGDWENQHEDGLILHGTSHYPERSNVDVPLIYGDYYFVEGLARLKGYEGLF; this is translated from the coding sequence ATGGCTAAAACGGAAATAGCATGGGTGGAGAAAGCATGGGAACAAATAACTAAAAAAGTGGGACGGACAAGTGACAAGATCGGTGCGAACTTTCCCCATGCAAGTGTGAACGGAGAATATAAGCTAGAGCCTCCTCACTGGTGGACTGCTGGATTTTGGCCAGGGCTTCTCTGGCTGGTACACCGTGATGGAGGAGACCAAAAACTAAAGACAATTGCAGAAAAATGTGAGCAACAATTAGATAAAGTTATAACGGATTATTATCGGCTTGATCACGATATGGGCTTCATGTGGACACTAACTAGTCTTACCAATTACAAGCTTACAGGTAGTGAACATTCAAAACGTCGTGCCTTGTTAGTGGCGAATCTCTTACTAGGGAGGTTTAATACGAATGGAAACTTTATTCGTGCCTGGAACCCTTGGTATGAAGGAGAAGAAAACTCTGGGTGGGCAATTATTGACTGTCTCATGAATTTGCCGCTTTTGTACTGGGCATCAGACGAAACGGAAGACCCACGATTTAGAAATGCGGCAAGGAAACATGCAGATACGGTGCTCGAGTATTTTGTTCGAGCCGATGGGGCCGTTCACCATATCGTGAGATTCGATTCAGAAACAGGGGAGCATGTAGAGAATATCGGTGGTCAAGGGTACGCGGAGAATTCCGCATGGTCGCGTGGAACGGCCTGGGCCATTTACGGTCTGGCACTAAGCTATCACTACACTGGAGATGAGCGATACCTACAAGGAGCTAAAAAAGTAGCCCATTTCTTTTTAGCCCATTTGCCAGAGGATATGGTGCCACATTGGGATATGCACATTCCAGAAGATGTACCAACACATCGAGATTCTTCCGCAGGCGCGATAGCTGCCTCTGGACTCCTTCTCTTAGGAGAAAAAGCTGGAGTGATTGCAGGGGAAGCCTATCTTCGTGCAGGTATGAAGATATTGAAGTCTCTTTATGTGAATTATGGTGATTGGGAAAATCAACATGAAGATGGCTTAATTCTTCACGGAACAAGTCATTATCCGGAAAGAAGCAATGTAGATGTTCCCTTGATTTATGGAGATTACTATTTTGTTGAAGGATTAGCTAGGCTAAAAGGATACGAAGGATTGTTTTAA
- a CDS encoding carbohydrate ABC transporter permease, producing the protein MKINVSKLMITLFMIVVGIVFLLPFIWMISASLKPESEVFTYPIKWIPDVWRWENYATVWSRDFPLYYWNSIKVTVITTVISTTVSAMAAYGFSKLEFRGRNALFIVVLATFMIPAQAILVPQFLLYMYLDLFDTHLGLILLNSFSVLGTFMLRQFFVGIHDDYIASAKIDGANQFTIFRKVAVPLVLPAISTYAILRFIWTWNDYQGPLIFLRSDELSTIPLAISRFATESGQLFSLTMAGTVSAILPLIIIFLIGQKYVIEGIAMGGVKG; encoded by the coding sequence ATGAAAATTAATGTATCGAAACTAATGATCACTCTATTTATGATAGTGGTAGGTATCGTGTTCCTACTTCCTTTTATATGGATGATATCAGCCTCTTTAAAGCCAGAAAGTGAAGTGTTTACTTATCCAATCAAATGGATCCCGGATGTTTGGAGATGGGAAAACTATGCAACGGTCTGGTCCAGAGATTTCCCTTTATATTATTGGAATTCAATTAAAGTAACTGTCATAACAACCGTTATTTCGACGACCGTTTCAGCTATGGCAGCTTATGGTTTTTCGAAGCTTGAATTTCGTGGTAGAAACGCTTTATTCATCGTCGTTCTAGCGACATTTATGATTCCAGCACAGGCCATCTTAGTACCACAGTTTTTGCTTTATATGTACTTAGACTTGTTTGATACACACCTAGGTTTAATTTTACTCAATAGCTTCAGTGTACTAGGAACATTTATGCTAAGGCAGTTTTTTGTTGGAATCCATGATGATTATATTGCTTCAGCAAAGATTGATGGCGCCAACCAGTTTACAATTTTTAGAAAAGTAGCAGTGCCACTAGTGCTACCGGCAATCTCCACCTATGCCATTCTACGTTTTATTTGGACATGGAACGACTATCAAGGACCATTAATTTTCCTTCGATCCGACGAATTGTCTACCATTCCGCTAGCTATATCTCGTTTTGCTACTGAAAGTGGGCAACTTTTCAGTTTAACGATGGCAGGTACTGTATCAGCCATTCTTCCACTAATTATCATTTTCTTAATTGGCCAGAAGTATGTCATTGAAGGAATTGCTATGGGTGGAGTGAAAGGATAA
- a CDS encoding carbohydrate ABC transporter permease, translated as MDPVIEKKTSYVGSAIESKHRKKSKLTMKTRESLAGYLFIAPMLLGTTILVILPIIAAFIMSFTDWVFIRGVSDLNFVGLENYKTLANDDLFIKSVQNNIWLILAVPLTMAVSLVLAIIINKHVYFSAFFKVVYFIPYISSIVAIAIVYQLLFHPSYGPVNEFLMALGINDPPRWLADSSWALVSVIIISIWTSIGFNLIIYLAAIQNIPRDLYEAANMDGAGTWAKFRFITLPMLSPTTFFLLITGIIYSFKAFELIVVLTGGGPSYSTSVIVYYLYEQAFESLRSGYASAISIVLLLILLVITALQWLGQKKWVNY; from the coding sequence ATGGACCCAGTTATTGAAAAGAAAACAAGCTATGTAGGGTCTGCAATAGAATCAAAACATAGAAAAAAAAGTAAACTCACTATGAAAACAAGGGAATCATTGGCAGGCTATTTATTCATTGCTCCAATGCTTCTCGGGACAACGATATTAGTAATCTTACCGATTATCGCTGCTTTCATCATGAGTTTTACAGACTGGGTCTTTATCCGTGGGGTGAGTGATTTAAATTTTGTAGGCTTGGAAAACTATAAGACGTTAGCAAACGATGATTTATTTATCAAATCTGTTCAAAATAATATCTGGCTTATTCTAGCCGTCCCGTTAACCATGGCTGTTTCGTTAGTACTAGCCATTATTATTAATAAACATGTCTATTTTTCAGCATTCTTTAAAGTTGTCTACTTCATACCGTATATTTCCAGTATCGTTGCCATTGCGATTGTTTATCAACTGCTATTTCATCCATCCTACGGCCCCGTTAACGAGTTTTTAATGGCACTAGGAATAAATGATCCGCCAAGATGGCTTGCAGATTCAAGTTGGGCACTAGTATCGGTTATTATTATTAGCATTTGGACGTCAATAGGTTTTAACCTGATCATTTATTTAGCTGCTATTCAGAATATCCCTCGCGATTTGTATGAGGCGGCAAACATGGATGGAGCAGGAACGTGGGCAAAATTTAGATTTATTACGCTCCCAATGCTCTCGCCAACAACATTTTTCTTACTAATAACAGGAATTATTTATAGCTTTAAGGCTTTTGAACTGATCGTTGTATTAACGGGTGGGGGACCAAGCTATTCCACATCTGTGATCGTGTATTACCTGTATGAACAAGCATTTGAAAGCTTGCGCTCTGGTTATGCGTCAGCCATCTCTATTGTGTTACTTTTGATTCTATTAGTCATAACGGCCTTACAATGGTTGGGTCAGAAAAAATGGGTCAACTATTAA
- a CDS encoding NUDIX hydrolase, with protein sequence MIKERFKVVAAVHIFLLKEKEILLLRRFNTGYEDGNYSVLAGHIDGGEDFIAAAQREVHEEGGVRISREDLRVVGVMHRRSAEERIDFFLACEKWDGEITNMEPSKCDELRWTPIDELPDNMVPYVKKAIENYRYEKTFDVYGF encoded by the coding sequence ATGATAAAGGAACGATTTAAGGTAGTGGCAGCTGTACATATTTTTCTGTTAAAAGAGAAGGAGATTTTGTTACTGAGACGCTTTAACACGGGTTATGAGGACGGTAATTATAGCGTGCTGGCTGGTCATATTGATGGGGGTGAGGATTTTATCGCGGCGGCTCAGCGTGAGGTGCATGAGGAGGGTGGCGTCCGCATCAGTAGGGAAGATTTGCGCGTAGTTGGTGTGATGCATCGGAGGTCGGCCGAGGAGCGGATCGATTTCTTTTTGGCTTGCGAAAAGTGGGATGGGGAGATCACCAATATGGAGCCATCTAAATGCGACGAATTGAGATGGACCCCAATCGACGAGCTGCCGGACAATATGGTGCCGTATGTGAAAAAAGCGATTGAGAACTATCGGTATGAGAAGACGTTTGATGTGTATGGGTTTTAA